In the Fusarium oxysporum f. sp. lycopersici 4287 chromosome 9, whole genome shotgun sequence genome, one interval contains:
- a CDS encoding hypothetical protein (At least one base has a quality score < 10), whose product MAGLRRSKRLESCNQPGQDKVTKIARTSKDQEQMVPGKNKKTGRSLMEGPSDPGIDRASLDNPSPNASEQQLGKEEAVWKEAQQKEGQASAKLARSQFKNLDDGLEDFRRLVQSDVGLGYQQGLLFKMWDKLHSDIMKISEVAGFKDLPWDSLDEAAQQKFIGYSPHAQQLFETPLIRQFMLARWIWEIIDENFFSRKSQDIEWTSPYWEAQATMERILRERNFCHDEERRSVQYPNWRYTAIDFYYSLEEVDQFDKRIEPGCVVKIVEKAVGQYFPENPGPFFTKMLSLLAETVVSFELKFDYGRQTLRNVFHDPKTKEAYGFPFSATVEGFHAGNVMQLVGGDDDATYDGRPVDLVVSPMLVFYGDLYGYDYHVATVAFPMRVCVGYRDGFDQDEVTETEGDGEEEVKIIKDKEGGKEDEDETKIEDEE is encoded by the exons ATGGCTGGCCTTCGAAGATCCAAGCGACTGGAGTCTTGCAATCAACCTGGCCAAGACAAAGTCACCAAGATCGCAAGAACGTCAAAGGATCAGGAACAGATGGTTCCAGGGAAGAACAAAAAGACGGGACGGAGCCTCATGGAAGGACCTTCGGACCCAGGGATCGACAGA GCATCGCTGGATAATCCATCGCCAAATGCATCGGAACAACAGCtgggcaaagaagaagcagtgTGGAAAGAAGCACAGCAAAAGGAAGGACAGGCCAGCGCTAAATTAGCTAGGAGTCAATTCAAGAACCTGGATGACGGTCTTGAAGACTTCCGGCGGCTTGTTCAGTCGGATGTTGGTTTGGGGTATCAACAAGGTTTACTTTTCAAGATGTGGGACAAACTTCATAGTGACATTATGAAGATCTCAGAGGTAGCTGGTTTCAAGGATCTTCCCTGGGATAGTCTTGACGAGGCCGCTCAGCAAAAGTTCATTGGATATTCGCCTCATGCCCAACAGCTCTTTGAGACGCCTCTCATACGTCAATTCATGCTCGCACGTTGGATCTGGGAGATCATTGATGAGAACTTTTTCTCTAGAAAGAGTCAGGACATTGAGTGGACGTCGCCGTATTGGGAAGCCCAAGCCACGATGGAGCGCATCTTACGAG AGAGAAACTTCTGTCACGACGAGGAAAGACGGAGTGTCCAGTATCCCAACTGGCGATACACCGCAATCGACTTCTATTACTCCCTTGAAGAAGTGGACCAATTTGACAAGAGGATTGAGCCGGGATGCGTGGTCAAGATCGTGGAGAAAGCGGTTGGCCAATACTTCCCTGAGAATCCTGGCCCCTTCTTTACAAAGATGCTCTCACTTCTCGCAGAAACGGTTGTCAGTTTCGAGTTGAAGTTCGACTACGGTCGCCAGACTCTTCGAAATGTGTTTCATGaccccaagaccaaggaggCATATGGATTTCCATTTTCAGCCACAGTCGAGGGATTCCACGCTGGAAACGTGATGCAATTAGTTGGCGGCGACGACGATGCTACATACGATGGTCGGCCTGTCGATCTGGTTGTGTCACCTATGCTGGTGTTTTATGGGGATCTATATGGATATGATTACCACGTTGCGACTGTCGCATTTCCTATGCGAGTGTGTGTTGGATACCGTGACGGCTTTGACCAGGACGAGGTGACTGAGACGGAGGGGGACGGTGAAGAGGAGGTGAAGATAATCAAGGATAAAGAGGGCGGTaaagaggatgaggatgagacgAAGATCGAGGACGAGGAGTAA